Proteins encoded together in one Bacillota bacterium window:
- the srlD gene encoding sorbitol-6-phosphate dehydrogenase, whose translation MSYQRFTGKVAIITGAGQGIGKGIAMRFAREGAKVVVNDIELARATSVAQEIESLGQQAMAIKANVSESAEVRQMVEAVEERFGQIDILVNNAGICKPAFITDLSEEIWDQTIAINLKGTFLCSKTVAEVMIRQRHGRIINMSSKSGKQGGLWLAAYSASKFGIIGLTQSLAMDLAPYGITVNAVCPGVVFTPLWDDLAKAYAKKLKLPEEKVRPYYVEKIPLGRECTPDDVANVVAFLASDEASYLTGQAINVAGGQEMR comes from the coding sequence ATGTCATACCAGCGGTTTACGGGCAAGGTTGCCATCATCACAGGGGCGGGGCAGGGTATAGGCAAGGGGATTGCCATGAGATTTGCCAGAGAAGGAGCAAAGGTGGTAGTCAATGATATCGAACTCGCCCGCGCTACTTCAGTTGCCCAGGAGATCGAGAGCCTCGGACAGCAAGCTATGGCAATCAAGGCCAATGTGTCGGAGAGTGCTGAGGTCAGGCAGATGGTGGAGGCTGTGGAGGAAAGATTTGGGCAGATTGATATCCTTGTGAATAATGCCGGTATCTGCAAACCCGCCTTTATAACTGACCTTTCTGAAGAAATCTGGGATCAGACGATAGCCATAAATCTCAAGGGCACATTCCTATGTTCCAAGACAGTGGCAGAGGTGATGATCCGTCAAAGGCATGGAAGGATCATAAATATGAGCTCCAAGTCCGGAAAGCAAGGAGGGCTCTGGCTGGCGGCCTATTCAGCATCGAAATTTGGGATAATAGGCCTGACCCAGAGCCTGGCCATGGACCTCGCCCCATATGGAATTACCGTGAATGCCGTATGCCCTGGGGTTGTCTTTACGCCTCTCTGGGACGACCTGGCCAAAGCTTATGCAAAAAAGTTAAAACTTCCGGAGGAGAAGGTAAGGCCTTATTACGTTGAAAAAATACCTCTTGGACGGGAATGCACCCCGGATGATGTAGCGAATGTGGTGGCTTTTCTCGCGTCCGATGAAGCTAGCTATCTTACCGGCCAGGCCATAAATGTGGCAGGTGGGCAGGAGATGAGATAG
- a CDS encoding sugar phosphate isomerase/epimerase translates to MAKLHLGVNLCWARKRWPEPDEWMRLTREKLGLKYVEYCSDMLDPFFTSEPGRSLAALEIKQKAKEYGIVVFDYYTGLAPHCMNLLSHPDLGARSDALRWCEEIIMLASKMGASGIGGHFDTIPDRIWRDPDLRELYKSNLIAAFQYLSRVAKLQGLNFILWEQMYTPNEIPYTLDEAQEVYERANEGADVPIYLTVDVGHACCLNYPHKPEDNDPYLWLKRFAHISPVIHLQQTDGKSSHHWPFTEQYNRVGIIHPEKVVEAIEASGSKENYLMFEIFHSLGTNEEQLLGDLQRSIEYWREWVTD, encoded by the coding sequence ATGGCGAAGCTACATTTGGGGGTCAACCTATGCTGGGCAAGGAAGCGCTGGCCTGAGCCTGATGAGTGGATGAGGCTCACCAGAGAAAAGCTGGGCCTAAAATATGTGGAATATTGTTCTGATATGCTGGATCCATTTTTTACTTCTGAACCAGGGCGGAGTCTCGCAGCGTTGGAAATAAAGCAAAAAGCGAAGGAATATGGCATTGTCGTATTCGATTATTATACCGGCCTTGCCCCTCACTGCATGAACCTCCTCTCTCACCCGGATTTGGGGGCGCGGAGTGATGCTTTACGATGGTGCGAGGAAATAATCATGCTGGCCAGCAAGATGGGGGCTTCTGGGATTGGCGGGCATTTCGACACGATACCCGACCGCATCTGGAGAGATCCAGATCTGAGGGAGCTGTACAAATCTAATCTTATAGCCGCCTTCCAGTATTTATCCCGTGTCGCAAAACTCCAGGGGCTGAATTTCATCCTCTGGGAGCAGATGTATACCCCAAACGAGATTCCATATACCCTAGACGAGGCACAGGAAGTATATGAGAGGGCCAACGAGGGCGCAGATGTCCCCATATACCTTACTGTTGATGTAGGGCATGCCTGTTGTCTGAATTACCCCCATAAACCAGAGGACAATGACCCATATCTTTGGCTCAAGAGATTCGCCCATATCTCGCCAGTGATTCACTTGCAGCAGACTGACGGGAAGAGCAGCCATCATTGGCCGTTCACCGAACAATACAACCGAGTTGGCATCATTCATCCTGAGAAGGTTGTGGAGGCCATCGAGGCATCTGGTTCAAAGGAGAACTATCTGATGTTCGAGATCTTTCACTCCTTGGGAACCAATGAAGAACAGCTCCTTGGGGATCTGCAAAGGAGCATAGAATACTGGCGCGAATGGGTGACGGATTAA
- a CDS encoding class II aldolase/adducin family protein produces the protein MPVNHTLQDAKSVKRELADYGRRIMERNLVVGPGGNISARCGDTIYVKPSGFAFDELEPDDYIGVDLRTGEITEGCHRPTSEILMHLKCYLVRDDVRAVVHAHPPLATGIVNGGGRIEAIWPEFVAFIDKLPVIGYVVPGGKELAEEVGREIRESNAVMMVNHGCLTVGRNLKEAFLRAALIEETARCILASYVVGRPRFLSQEEIEGIKRLEVEDYRKALLAGS, from the coding sequence ATGCCAGTGAATCATACGCTTCAAGACGCCAAGTCTGTCAAAAGAGAGCTTGCGGACTACGGTCGTCGGATCATGGAGCGCAATCTGGTGGTAGGGCCAGGGGGCAACATCAGCGCCCGCTGTGGAGATACGATCTACGTGAAGCCAAGCGGATTCGCCTTTGATGAGCTTGAGCCTGACGATTATATCGGGGTAGACCTGCGTACGGGCGAAATCACTGAGGGGTGCCACCGGCCTACCTCGGAGATCCTGATGCACCTCAAATGCTACCTCGTTCGGGACGATGTCCGGGCGGTCGTGCATGCCCACCCTCCCCTCGCTACCGGAATCGTGAATGGGGGAGGGCGGATCGAGGCTATATGGCCGGAATTTGTGGCCTTTATAGATAAGCTGCCTGTAATAGGATATGTTGTCCCGGGAGGGAAGGAGCTGGCCGAGGAAGTAGGCAGGGAAATCCGGGAAAGTAATGCCGTGATGATGGTGAATCATGGTTGCCTCACCGTGGGGAGAAACCTCAAGGAGGCATTCCTCCGGGCAGCGCTCATAGAAGAGACCGCGCGGTGCATACTTGCATCATATGTGGTTGGAAGGCCTAGATTCCTTTCTCAGGAGGAGATTGAAGGAATCAAACGTCTTGAAGTCGAGGACTACCGTAAGGCGCTTCTGGCTGGCTCATGA